Proteins encoded by one window of Blautia faecicola:
- a CDS encoding phospho-sugar mutase has product MYQEEYKRWLAADLEDADLNPELSRIEGNDDEIKERFAVALKFGTAGLRGVLGAGTNRMNIYVVRQATQGLANWVKTQGGTQTVAISYDSRLKSDVFAKTAAGVLAANGIKVRIYDALMPVPALSFATRYYNCNAGIMVTASHNPAKYNGYKAYGPDGCQMTDDAAAIVYDEIQKTDVLTGAKYMSFAAGVEEGLIRFVGDDCKRALYDAIESRQVRPGLCKTAGLKLVYSPLNGSGLVPVTQVLKDIGITDITIVPEQEYPNGYFTTCSYPNPEIFAALELGLNLAKESGADLMLATDPDADRVGIAMKCPDGSYELVSGNEVGVLLLDYICAGRIEKGTMPQNPVAVKSIVSTPLADAVAEHYGVELRSVLTGFKWIGDQIAQLEAAGEVDRFIFGFEESYGYLAGPYVRDKDAVIASMLICEMAAYYRSTGSSLKARLEEIYKEYGRYLNKVDSFEFPGLSGMDTMAGIMEGLRKNPLTDIAGHTVVKVTDYEKPEETGLPSANVLIYKLDNNETVIVRPSGTEPKIKIYYTTLGKDLAEAEAEKEKLAEALKPIMA; this is encoded by the coding sequence ATGTATCAGGAAGAATACAAACGCTGGTTGGCAGCAGATCTTGAGGATGCCGATCTGAACCCGGAACTGTCCAGAATCGAAGGAAACGATGATGAGATCAAAGAACGTTTCGCGGTCGCATTAAAATTCGGAACTGCTGGTCTTCGTGGGGTCCTGGGAGCAGGTACCAATCGTATGAATATTTATGTGGTCCGTCAGGCAACACAGGGACTGGCCAACTGGGTAAAAACACAGGGCGGCACACAAACTGTAGCCATCAGCTACGACAGCCGTCTGAAAAGTGATGTATTTGCAAAGACTGCTGCAGGTGTATTGGCAGCCAACGGAATCAAAGTCAGAATCTATGATGCTCTGATGCCGGTTCCGGCCCTTTCTTTCGCAACCAGATATTACAACTGTAATGCAGGTATCATGGTAACTGCTTCTCATAACCCTGCAAAGTACAATGGTTATAAAGCATACGGTCCGGACGGATGCCAGATGACAGACGATGCAGCTGCTATCGTATACGATGAGATCCAGAAAACCGATGTTCTGACCGGTGCAAAATACATGTCTTTTGCAGCAGGTGTGGAAGAAGGTCTGATCCGTTTCGTAGGTGATGACTGCAAACGTGCCCTGTACGATGCAATCGAATCCAGACAGGTTCGTCCGGGTCTGTGCAAAACAGCTGGACTGAAACTGGTATACAGCCCGTTAAATGGTTCCGGTCTGGTTCCTGTTACACAGGTACTCAAAGACATCGGAATTACCGATATTACTATTGTTCCGGAACAGGAATATCCAAACGGTTACTTTACAACCTGCAGTTATCCGAACCCGGAAATTTTTGCAGCACTGGAACTGGGACTGAATCTTGCAAAAGAATCCGGCGCAGACCTGATGCTCGCAACCGACCCGGATGCAGACCGTGTCGGTATCGCTATGAAGTGCCCAGATGGTTCTTATGAACTGGTCAGTGGAAATGAAGTTGGTGTTCTGCTTCTGGATTATATCTGTGCAGGACGTATCGAAAAAGGTACGATGCCACAGAACCCGGTAGCAGTAAAATCTATCGTATCCACACCGCTGGCAGATGCAGTTGCAGAACATTACGGTGTAGAACTGAGAAGCGTTCTGACCGGTTTCAAATGGATCGGTGATCAGATTGCACAGCTGGAAGCAGCAGGTGAAGTTGACCGTTTCATCTTCGGTTTTGAAGAGAGCTACGGCTATCTGGCTGGTCCTTATGTTCGTGACAAAGATGCCGTTATCGCTTCCATGCTGATCTGTGAGATGGCAGCATATTACAGAAGCACCGGAAGTTCTCTGAAAGCAAGATTGGAAGAGATCTATAAAGAATACGGCCGTTACCTGAACAAAGTAGACAGCTTCGAATTCCCTGGTCTGAGCGGTATGGACACCATGGCAGGCATCATGGAAGGACTTCGCAAAAATCCTCTGACGGATATTGCCGGTCATACAGTTGTCAAAGTAACGGACTATGAGAAACCGGAAGAGACAGGTCTTCCGTCAGCGAATGTTCTGATCTACAAACTGGATAACAACGAGACCGTTATCGTTCGTCCATCCGGAACAGAACCGAAGATCAAGATTTATTACACCACACTAGGTAAAGATCTTGCAGAAGCTGAAGCTGAGAAAGAAAAACTGGCAGAAGCTTTAAAACCGATTATGGCATAA